A region of Actinomycetota bacterium DNA encodes the following proteins:
- a CDS encoding DUF362 domain-containing protein, with protein MPETRPSTVAVFRCPGYEEELVRRAVSAAVEAIGGIDDIIGPGDKVLLKANLLAPADPGEAVTTHPAVVRAVIEAVKEAGGVPVVGDSPGYFTRAAGAKCPALSQCGLKQVADDLGVESFQFEAMEDSFIETEVPGGVYLDRIYAARLALEADVIITLPKLKTHSNTWYTGAVKNMFGAVATRTRKEAHKLSTLERFSGSIVDIYSVFKPQLAIMDAVIGMEGEGPRHGMPKLAGLILAAKDPVALDAVASKIIGFDPLEIVTTREASARGFGAGELKNIAIAGERIEDVAVDFRKPSGRMVNIPPFVMRVADRLLKVQPDCINEDCDRCAICQKSCPVDAISMTPFPEIDRDRCIECYCCNEMCPTGAMQIKKSWLAALVSGKV; from the coding sequence TTGCCAGAAACGCGTCCATCGACAGTAGCGGTGTTCAGGTGCCCCGGGTACGAGGAGGAGCTGGTGCGCCGCGCTGTATCCGCGGCCGTCGAAGCCATCGGCGGCATCGACGACATCATCGGTCCCGGAGACAAGGTGCTGCTGAAGGCCAACCTGCTGGCGCCCGCCGATCCCGGCGAGGCGGTCACGACGCATCCCGCGGTCGTCCGGGCTGTGATCGAAGCTGTGAAGGAAGCCGGCGGCGTGCCGGTCGTGGGTGACTCGCCCGGATATTTCACCAGGGCGGCCGGCGCCAAATGCCCCGCGCTCAGCCAGTGTGGCCTCAAACAGGTCGCCGACGATCTCGGGGTCGAGTCGTTCCAGTTCGAAGCGATGGAGGACAGTTTCATCGAGACCGAGGTCCCCGGCGGCGTCTACCTCGACAGGATCTACGCGGCCCGCCTGGCGCTCGAGGCCGACGTCATCATCACCCTGCCGAAACTGAAGACACATTCGAACACCTGGTACACAGGCGCGGTCAAGAACATGTTCGGCGCCGTCGCCACCAGGACCAGGAAAGAGGCTCACAAGCTGTCGACCCTGGAGCGCTTCAGCGGCTCGATCGTCGACATCTATTCCGTCTTCAAGCCGCAGCTGGCGATCATGGACGCCGTGATAGGAATGGAAGGGGAAGGCCCGCGGCATGGTATGCCGAAACTCGCGGGGCTGATCCTTGCCGCCAAGGATCCGGTCGCGCTCGACGCCGTGGCCTCGAAGATAATCGGTTTTGATCCCCTTGAGATCGTTACTACCCGGGAAGCTTCTGCGCGCGGATTCGGCGCCGGCGAACTCAAAAACATCGCCATTGCCGGTGAGCGGATCGAAGACGTCGCTGTCGATTTCAGGAAACCCAGCGGCCGCATGGTCAACATCCCGCCATTTGTGATGAGAGTCGCCGACCGCCTGCTCAAGGTGCAGCCCGACTGCATAAATGAAGACTGCGACCGCTGCGCGATCTGCCAGAAGAGCTGTCCTGTCGACGCCATCTCCATGACGCCCTTTCCCGAGATCGACCGGGACAGGTGCATCGAATGCTATTGCTGCAACGAGATGTGTCCGACCGGCGCCATGCAGATCAAAAAGAGCTGGCTGGCCGCGCTCGTTTCCGGCAAAGTCTGA
- a CDS encoding NUDIX hydrolase, whose product MPDNNEMPRWLEWAREIQGLCQTGLAFASTDYETQRYTRLTEIAAEIVASHTGEERGELVKGFSAQPGYATAKIDVRGAVVRDGRILLVQERRDQHWCMPGGWADVGDIPSEMVAREVWEESGFEVAPRKVIAVYDANRGGRPLEFFHAYKIIFLCDIISGEPRVSDETMAVDFFSFDELPPLSWQRTSEKHLDEVRAHLEDECRPAAFD is encoded by the coding sequence ATGCCGGACAACAACGAAATGCCCCGCTGGCTGGAATGGGCCCGTGAGATCCAGGGCCTCTGCCAGACAGGCCTGGCCTTTGCCTCCACCGATTACGAGACCCAGCGTTACACGCGCCTGACCGAGATCGCCGCCGAGATCGTCGCCAGCCACACCGGCGAGGAGCGCGGCGAGCTGGTGAAAGGATTTTCCGCCCAGCCGGGTTACGCCACCGCCAAGATCGACGTGCGCGGCGCCGTCGTCCGCGACGGCAGGATACTTCTGGTGCAGGAGCGCCGCGACCAGCACTGGTGCATGCCGGGCGGATGGGCGGACGTGGGGGACATTCCCTCGGAGATGGTGGCCCGCGAGGTCTGGGAAGAGAGCGGCTTCGAGGTTGCCCCACGGAAGGTCATCGCCGTCTACGACGCCAACCGCGGCGGCCGGCCGCTGGAATTCTTCCACGCCTACAAGATAATCTTCCTCTGCGACATAATCTCCGGCGAGCCGCGCGTCAGCGACGAGACCATGGCCGTGGATTTTTTCAGCTTCGACGAGCTGCCGCCGCTCTCATGGCAGCGCACCAGCGAGAAGCATCTCGACGAGGTGCGCGCCCATCTCGAAGACGAGTGCCGTCCGGCGGCGTTCGACTGA
- a CDS encoding methyltransferase domain-containing protein, with amino-acid sequence MSDFTEKEPAAGGSEPEHDPGAEPGARSAREVFGERADRYAEVDVFSEEKFYRPLFDAAAPRSGEKVLDLAAGTGLLSLMLARAGADMAAADATPEMLAMARERFAAAGKDDISVVETAVPALSFEDDSFDLVVCRLAFHHFPDPAAALADIRRVLKPGGRFVMEDVFGSGDPAVRKKRERLEKLFDPSHVLAYSPAELRKLLADAGFRVTGETEPYTQGVVVDFILKLNRVEDPRDRDEIVKLLKENLDVDLGGFHSSQIEGELSLNWRTIIIAAVKT; translated from the coding sequence ATGTCAGATTTTACGGAAAAAGAACCGGCGGCCGGCGGATCTGAGCCGGAGCATGACCCGGGCGCTGAGCCCGGAGCAAGATCCGCCCGCGAAGTCTTCGGCGAACGGGCCGACCGTTACGCCGAGGTCGACGTCTTCTCGGAAGAGAAATTCTACCGTCCGCTATTTGACGCGGCCGCGCCCCGCAGCGGTGAGAAGGTCCTCGACCTGGCCGCGGGAACGGGCCTGCTTTCGCTGATGCTCGCCCGGGCGGGAGCGGATATGGCTGCGGCCGACGCCACCCCGGAGATGCTGGCCATGGCCCGCGAGCGTTTCGCCGCCGCCGGCAAGGACGACATCAGCGTCGTCGAGACGGCGGTGCCGGCGCTTTCCTTTGAGGACGATTCCTTCGACCTGGTCGTCTGCAGGCTGGCGTTTCATCATTTCCCCGATCCCGCAGCCGCGCTCGCCGACATCCGCCGCGTGCTCAAGCCCGGGGGCCGGTTCGTCATGGAGGACGTCTTCGGCTCGGGAGATCCCGCGGTTCGCAAGAAGCGGGAGCGCCTGGAGAAACTTTTCGATCCCTCGCACGTTCTGGCTTACTCGCCCGCGGAGTTGCGGAAGCTGCTGGCTGATGCCGGTTTTCGAGTGACCGGCGAGACCGAGCCTTACACGCAAGGCGTGGTCGTCGATTTCATTTTGAAACTGAACCGGGTAGAGGATCCCCGGGACCGCGATGAGATCGTAAAGCTCCTGAAGGAGAATCTTGATGTCGATCTGGGCGGATTCCATTCCTCGCAGATCGAGGGCGAGCTTTCGCTCAACTGGCGGACGATAATCATCGCCGCCGTCAAGACGTGA